The Triticum aestivum cultivar Chinese Spring chromosome 3A, IWGSC CS RefSeq v2.1, whole genome shotgun sequence genome includes a region encoding these proteins:
- the LOC123060596 gene encoding VQ motif-containing protein 4 translates to MEATTQERPAPPPPSPSSVQMQLPHAAADPSNPFPTTFVQADTTSFKQVVQILTGTPETAAAAAAGGAAGAPAAKPAPTPTGPKKPAFKLYERRGSMKSLKMLCPLLPAAFAAGGSGGCSGFSPRGFSPRGLEVLSPSMLDFPSLALGSPVTPLPPLPGSREAAAAEDRAIAEKGFYLHPSPRGNASGRGDLTPPPRLLPLFPLQSPTRQ, encoded by the coding sequence ATGGAGGCAACCACCCAggagcgccccgcgccgccgccgccgtcgccgtcgtcggtgcAGATGCAGCTGCCGCACGCGGCCGCCGACCCGTCCAACCCTTTCCCGACCACCTTCGTGCAGGCCGACACCACCTCCTTCAAGCAGGTCGTGCAGATCCTCACCGGCACCCCGGAgaccgcggccgcggcggcggcggggggcgcggCGGGCGCGCCGGCAGCTAAGCCGGCCCCCACGCCGACCGGGCCCAAGAAGCCGGCCTTCAAGCTCTACGAGCGGCGCGGCAGCATGAAGAGCCTGAAGATGCTCTGCCCGCTcctccccgccgccttcgccgccggcgGCTCCGGTGGCTGCAGCGGGTTCTCCCCGCGGGGGTTCTCGCCGCGCGGGCTGGAGGTGCTGTCGCCCAGCATGCTGGACTTCCCGTCGCTGGCGCTGGGGAGCCCCGTGACGCCGCTCCCGCCGCTGCCGGGGTCGCGGGAGGCAGCCGCGGCCGAGGACCGCGCCATCGCCGAGAAGGGGTTCTACCTCCACCCCTCGCCGCGCGGCAATGCCAGCGGCCGCGGCGACCTGACGCCGCCGCCCAGGCTGCTCCCGCTCTTCCCCTTGCAGTCGCCCACCCGGCAGTGA